The following proteins come from a genomic window of Scylla paramamosain isolate STU-SP2022 chromosome 46, ASM3559412v1, whole genome shotgun sequence:
- the LOC135094564 gene encoding uncharacterized protein LOC135094564 isoform X2 yields the protein MCSWATTLQEEEEELGMWNPCREDYLGVGRTGPGYPFLLPHTRASGPARVRVRRPRGLYIRNLPGTMTAENVRRLFGEHGRVESVVMGRPGADASQLRWAIVNPHSTRDAVAMLGALHGQPPLCLEVTPATTPEEKQQQQQERQAQQRFLEEVRRDLKAAGVERSTPVANTSSDGPVNTLTIVVTTTTTTTTTTTATTSHHEVSEVPFEASCGVVVVEHRPTLPCVRCGATGQLVCAGCGAWYCRRLCQAAHWPLHSTTCSPGPNCVPPSLPNNLCG from the exons ATGTGTTCCTGGGCTACcacactgcaggaggaggaggaggagttgggcaTGTGGAACCCCTGCCGAGAGGACTACTTGGGCGTGGGGAGGACAGGACCTGGctaccccttccttctcccacacACCAG GGCATCAGGACCGGCTAGGGTTCGGGTACGCAGACCTCGGGGGCTGTACATCAGAAACCTGCCAGGGACCATGACGGCT GAGAATGTGAGGAGGCTGTTTGGAGAGCATGGGAGGGTGGAGAGTGTGGTGATGGGACGCCCTGGGGCAGATGCCTCACAGCTGCGGTGGGCCATCGTCAACCCACACAGCACCAG AGATGCGGTCGCCATGCTGGGGGCACTGCATGGCCAGCCGCCATTGTGCCTAGAGGTGACACCAGCCACCACCCcagaggagaagcagcagcagcagcaggagaggcAGGCACAGCAGCGCTTCCTGGAGGag GTGAGAAGAGATCTAAAGGCAGCAGGTGTTGAGAGAAGCACACCTGTAGCCAACACAAgcag TGATGGTCCTGTCAACACACTCACAATTgtggtcaccaccaccacaactactactactactactactgccaccacctctCACCATGAAGTCAGTGAG GTGCCCTTTGAGGCgagttgtggtgtggtggtggtggagcaccGCCCTACCCTGCCCTGTGTGCGGTGTGGGGCAACTGGCCAGCTGGTGTGTGCTGGCTGTGGGGCATGGTACTGCAGGAGGCTATGTCAGGCAGCACATTGGCCACTCCACAGCACCACCTGCTCCCCAGGCCCCAActgtgttcctccctccctcccgaacAACCTAT GCGGATGA
- the LOC135094564 gene encoding uncharacterized protein LOC135094564 isoform X1, which produces MSEAGKVMCSWATTLQEEEEELGMWNPCREDYLGVGRTGPGYPFLLPHTRASGPARVRVRRPRGLYIRNLPGTMTAENVRRLFGEHGRVESVVMGRPGADASQLRWAIVNPHSTRDAVAMLGALHGQPPLCLEVTPATTPEEKQQQQQERQAQQRFLEEVRRDLKAAGVERSTPVANTSSDGPVNTLTIVVTTTTTTTTTTTATTSHHEVSEVPFEASCGVVVVEHRPTLPCVRCGATGQLVCAGCGAWYCRRLCQAAHWPLHSTTCSPGPNCVPPSLPNNLCG; this is translated from the exons atgagtgaggcaggaaag GTGATGTGTTCCTGGGCTACcacactgcaggaggaggaggaggagttgggcaTGTGGAACCCCTGCCGAGAGGACTACTTGGGCGTGGGGAGGACAGGACCTGGctaccccttccttctcccacacACCAG GGCATCAGGACCGGCTAGGGTTCGGGTACGCAGACCTCGGGGGCTGTACATCAGAAACCTGCCAGGGACCATGACGGCT GAGAATGTGAGGAGGCTGTTTGGAGAGCATGGGAGGGTGGAGAGTGTGGTGATGGGACGCCCTGGGGCAGATGCCTCACAGCTGCGGTGGGCCATCGTCAACCCACACAGCACCAG AGATGCGGTCGCCATGCTGGGGGCACTGCATGGCCAGCCGCCATTGTGCCTAGAGGTGACACCAGCCACCACCCcagaggagaagcagcagcagcagcaggagaggcAGGCACAGCAGCGCTTCCTGGAGGag GTGAGAAGAGATCTAAAGGCAGCAGGTGTTGAGAGAAGCACACCTGTAGCCAACACAAgcag TGATGGTCCTGTCAACACACTCACAATTgtggtcaccaccaccacaactactactactactactactgccaccacctctCACCATGAAGTCAGTGAG GTGCCCTTTGAGGCgagttgtggtgtggtggtggtggagcaccGCCCTACCCTGCCCTGTGTGCGGTGTGGGGCAACTGGCCAGCTGGTGTGTGCTGGCTGTGGGGCATGGTACTGCAGGAGGCTATGTCAGGCAGCACATTGGCCACTCCACAGCACCACCTGCTCCCCAGGCCCCAActgtgttcctccctccctcccgaacAACCTAT GCGGATGA